One window of the Mycoplasmopsis anatis genome contains the following:
- a CDS encoding OppA family ABC transporter substrate-binding lipoprotein, translating into MKLKKHLFSVVAFVSFLPVVSCQYIGDIKDKRIYIKSFNFENTLINDKFSLNSFNKIDNDTESLLFSPLISYNYYDKMIYDNVNNEVKQSTKKYLKLNLIDGLILEFSDSTTQVYNNNSYNDLNQIIKNEPIIKLSSSDVFSINNKDFFNNLNKAKKIKFLIKNINYVNKDGEPTKYKLKANDFIVNLNNSTQLLNLLEDYGIQFSIENDMLIINSSNGLAGNFIFEQMIQNMIFNPISTEFLEENNISINMYKPSLEQMLFLSNYVLNKNSIDKQVFIKNQHSADVEFNNSDSTLNKIILNFNSTPLDDETFRLQTFKSFRQTLVSEADLSIFNTSQIENIKNNSSIYGLQPKFNNISNTNINKLILNYDFKQGYEFDFNDTFSKIIYGDNIAALDYSKVKEFFFSDTNSILFRNFIFNSINVNEFIKLTTGNDYWLSVINPFIDISDQHSSYKQLTDSYNWVNQQYIFNNNLTEIKTINPIDYKYYQTSNLLIDYEELLKSPHYEYIKKELNELISKFSLETNEKISFTIPFLHLGSFRYKQIYSNLEKIINGLNEHISVKFKEVDLSYFNKHNTFITYSNIEYINNSYIEAIKKFDKNALKSFVKNSEFAEKFELLSILKKLTNQNQADFDTLLSNFVENLTSLQKAKLISELGFVFNSFVNTTNSININNFSYEIVQNDYIKPINDLGYEHFPSIRIK; encoded by the coding sequence ATGAAATTAAAAAAACATCTGTTTTCTGTAGTAGCTTTTGTTTCGTTTTTGCCTGTCGTTTCCTGTCAGTATATAGGAGATATAAAGGATAAACGAATATATATTAAAAGTTTTAATTTTGAAAACACCTTGATTAATGATAAATTTAGTCTAAATTCATTTAATAAAATTGATAATGACACTGAGTCATTACTTTTTAGTCCATTAATTTCATACAATTACTATGATAAAATGATTTATGATAACGTTAATAACGAAGTTAAACAATCAACTAAGAAATATTTAAAGTTAAACTTAATAGATGGCTTAATTTTGGAATTTAGTGATAGTACAACACAGGTTTATAATAATAATTCATATAACGATCTTAATCAAATTATTAAAAATGAACCAATAATAAAACTTAGTAGTTCGGATGTTTTTTCAATTAATAATAAAGACTTTTTTAATAATCTAAATAAAGCAAAAAAAATTAAGTTTTTAATTAAAAATATTAATTATGTAAACAAAGATGGTGAACCAACAAAATATAAGTTAAAAGCTAATGATTTTATTGTTAATTTAAATAATAGTACTCAATTATTAAATTTATTAGAAGACTACGGAATACAGTTTTCAATAGAAAATGATATGTTGATAATAAATTCAAGTAATGGATTAGCCGGTAATTTTATCTTTGAACAAATGATTCAAAATATGATATTTAATCCTATATCAACAGAATTTTTAGAGGAAAATAATATATCTATTAATATGTATAAACCTTCTTTAGAACAAATGCTTTTTTTAAGTAATTACGTATTAAATAAAAATTCTATTGACAAGCAAGTTTTTATTAAAAATCAGCACTCAGCTGATGTAGAGTTCAATAATTCTGATAGTACATTAAATAAAATAATATTAAATTTTAATTCTACTCCTTTAGACGATGAAACTTTTAGATTACAAACGTTTAAAAGTTTTAGACAAACTTTGGTTAGTGAAGCTGATTTAAGTATTTTTAATACTTCACAGATTGAAAATATAAAAAATAATAGTTCAATTTATGGGTTGCAACCTAAATTTAATAATATTTCAAACACTAATATTAATAAGTTAATATTAAATTATGATTTTAAACAAGGTTATGAATTTGATTTTAACGATACCTTTTCTAAAATTATATATGGTGATAATATTGCCGCTCTAGATTATTCTAAAGTTAAAGAATTTTTCTTCAGTGACACTAATTCAATTTTATTTAGAAATTTTATATTTAACTCAATTAACGTTAATGAGTTTATAAAACTAACAACAGGAAATGATTATTGACTTAGCGTTATAAATCCATTCATCGATATTTCAGACCAACACTCATCATATAAGCAATTAACAGACTCATACAACTGAGTTAACCAACAATACATATTTAATAATAACTTAACTGAAATTAAAACAATAAATCCAATTGATTACAAGTATTATCAAACCTCTAATTTATTAATTGATTATGAAGAGTTATTAAAATCTCCACACTATGAATATATAAAGAAAGAGTTAAATGAATTAATTAGTAAATTTAGCTTAGAAACAAATGAGAAAATATCGTTTACAATACCATTTTTACACTTGGGTTCTTTTAGATACAAACAAATTTATTCAAATTTAGAAAAAATCATAAATGGGTTAAATGAACATATAAGTGTGAAATTCAAAGAAGTTGATTTATCATATTTTAATAAACATAATACTTTTATAACATACTCAAATATAGAATATATAAATAATAGTTATATTGAAGCTATTAAGAAATTTGACAAAAATGCACTTAAGAGTTTTGTGAAAAATTCTGAATTTGCAGAAAAATTCGAGTTATTATCAATACTAAAGAAATTAACTAATCAAAATCAAGCAGACTTTGATACATTATTATCTAATTTTGTTGAAAATTTAACTTCCCTTCAAAAAGCTAAATTAATAAGTGAATTAGGATTTGTTTTTAATTCTTTTGTTAATACAACAAACTCAATTAATATAAATAACTTTTCATATGAAATAGTTCAGAATGATTATATTAAACCTATTAATGATTTAGGTTATGAACATTTTCCATCAATAAGAATAAAATAA
- a CDS encoding ABC transporter permease subunit: MNNLFKLSLNKVESNSFANQNSNKFFVRFFSKKINLVFTVLLFLFIIWILLSLFLYPYKYDEVVLNSHLSYNLPNIFNPYITKSFNYDNEYDLIIKLASENKIEIIKTVYSENIVSLTYNPYKLINALSLEKNNIEILHFIPWFGTNNEGYDNYSIFINSFGITILISIISCFIAILVGNSLGTILAYRFNFNLSIDKLLISTISLIPSTLISILLFNIFGYKHWLAIIILSIIMIPVFFFSAYPDTKELKNSLLIDAYKVNGYSQIKIIFNVIFPRVLARSLSLVIDQFTVVILILSSISFYNVEGIKESLNIGNLFKYILDNFSDFYLTSLVIFGICFYIVTLKILTVNLYICSKVVIR, translated from the coding sequence ATGAATAATCTATTTAAACTATCTCTAAATAAAGTTGAATCTAATTCTTTTGCTAACCAGAACAGCAATAAGTTTTTTGTTAGGTTTTTCTCTAAAAAAATAAATTTAGTTTTTACTGTTTTATTATTTTTATTCATTATTTGAATATTACTAAGTTTATTTTTATATCCATATAAATATGATGAAGTAGTATTAAATAGTCATCTTTCTTATAACTTACCAAACATTTTTAATCCATATATCACAAAAAGTTTTAATTATGACAATGAATATGATTTAATAATAAAATTAGCTTCTGAAAATAAAATAGAAATAATAAAAACAGTTTATTCTGAAAATATTGTGTCATTGACTTATAATCCTTATAAGCTTATCAACGCCTTGTCTTTGGAAAAAAATAATATTGAAATATTACACTTTATCCCATGATTTGGTACAAATAATGAAGGGTATGATAATTATTCAATTTTTATAAATAGTTTTGGTATAACAATTTTAATATCAATAATTAGCTGTTTCATAGCTATTTTAGTTGGAAATTCCTTAGGCACTATTCTAGCTTATAGGTTTAATTTTAACTTATCAATTGACAAATTATTAATTTCAACAATTTCGTTAATTCCTTCAACCTTAATTTCAATTTTGCTTTTTAATATTTTCGGATACAAGCACTGATTAGCTATTATTATATTAAGTATCATTATGATTCCGGTTTTCTTCTTTAGTGCTTATCCAGACACAAAAGAGTTGAAAAATAGTTTATTAATTGATGCTTATAAAGTAAATGGGTATAGCCAAATAAAAATTATTTTTAATGTGATTTTTCCCAGAGTTTTAGCAAGATCGTTAAGTTTAGTTATTGATCAATTTACAGTAGTTATACTTATTCTTTCAAGTATTAGTTTTTATAATGTAGAAGGAATTAAAGAGAGCCTAAATATTGGCAATTTATTCAAATACATTTTGGACAACTTTAGTGATTTTTATCTAACTTCACTAGTAATTTTTGGTATTTGTTTTTATATTGTTACGCTTAAAATATTAACTGTGAATTTATACATATGTTCAAAAGTTGTAATAAGATAG
- a CDS encoding ABC transporter permease subunit, with translation MRIIKELTLKIFIFILLIFIIINIFYLFITLISLKNTSDVSGDFSLLKQLGKYWVNVISLKFGTIKSEILNSEFKNISNLFFNYFKWTSIIVFISFIIGIILGYIIGVYMAYNNNKGHEITTQIILFIISSIPIFIIIPFIINFIESIDAPIIFIEPTLININITINSLITPILVLTVLTTSVIALPTKTVVLELIYKEFILHAKTCGLSSRKIFISYIFKNSFLNLVDFIVPTLTINIAFSLIIERLFQIPGQSLILLNGFRLGENDLIMFLIFFTTVIIFSLQFLIDLLVQLLNPFSSKKILLGKQSKLRFIKKIGGRYE, from the coding sequence GTGAGAATAATTAAGGAATTGACACTTAAAATATTTATTTTTATATTACTTATTTTTATAATCATAAATATTTTCTATTTATTTATTACGTTAATTTCACTAAAAAATACTTCAGATGTTTCTGGAGATTTTTCACTTTTAAAACAATTAGGTAAATATTGAGTTAATGTTATTAGCTTAAAATTTGGAACTATTAAAAGTGAGATTTTAAATAGCGAGTTCAAAAATATTTCAAACTTATTCTTTAATTATTTTAAATGAACATCAATAATTGTTTTTATAAGTTTTATAATTGGAATAATTTTGGGATATATTATAGGTGTTTATATGGCCTATAACAATAATAAAGGACATGAAATTACCACCCAAATTATTTTATTTATTATCTCATCAATACCGATTTTCATAATAATTCCTTTTATTATAAATTTTATTGAATCAATTGACGCCCCAATAATATTTATTGAACCTACATTGATAAATATTAATATAACTATTAATTCTCTAATAACTCCTATTTTGGTTTTAACAGTTCTAACCACTAGTGTAATTGCTTTGCCTACCAAAACTGTTGTTCTAGAGCTCATTTATAAAGAGTTTATATTGCATGCTAAAACTTGCGGGTTAAGTAGTAGAAAAATATTTATTAGTTATATTTTTAAAAACTCTTTCCTTAATTTAGTTGATTTTATTGTTCCTACATTAACCATTAATATAGCATTTTCATTAATTATAGAAAGATTATTTCAAATTCCAGGACAATCACTAATTCTTTTAAATGGTTTTAGATTGGGTGAAAATGACTTAATTATGTTTTTAATTTTCTTTACAACAGTAATAATTTTTTCGTTACAGTTTTTGATCGATTTATTAGTTCAATTACTAAATCCATTTTCATCAAAGAAAATTTTATTAGGAAAACAATCTAAACTAAGATTTATAAAAAAAATCGGAGGTAGATATGAATAA
- a CDS encoding HPr family phosphocarrier protein, whose amino-acid sequence MKEFTCTIADPIGLHARPATILVGTASKFKSDSKLLVGGREANLKSIMNIMALGVKFGAQVTFKVSGEDENDAIAAIENALKTNNLI is encoded by the coding sequence ATGAAAGAATTTACATGTACAATTGCCGATCCTATCGGGTTACACGCTAGACCTGCAACAATTCTTGTAGGTACTGCATCTAAATTTAAATCAGATTCTAAACTTTTAGTTGGTGGACGTGAAGCAAACTTAAAATCAATAATGAATATTATGGCTTTAGGTGTTAAATTTGGTGCGCAAGTTACTTTTAAAGTATCAGGTGAAGATGAAAATGACGCAATTGCTGCAATTGAAAATGCGTTAAAAACAAACAATTTAATTTAA
- the lon gene encoding endopeptidase La has product MNILKYFVTFEDEITLPGVVSMIEVDEDNLEALKTLSVENNNRIAIIYRYKGEENYNIAPYCLYAKFIRTFEQNGKHYLVFKGIRKARAHSFCSSNKKSFEKQLELLSSSYTEEMKKEILEKTLPSEREDYLMVVFSDEDENLTNSNYSELDYSNTSILSGTLAFEKMGESIFMKNPLTKKTYTYDEIIKLQAEDGLSEKNIKENKGMISLIFSFTKSKFGTFKKMDYFLSFDIPSKINNIGNFLTSMAKNLELENEINEKINLSLSQHQKEYMLREKMKIIKGTLDEIDGTENFDKFSKDIEDEKLRQIYPESVIKIIKYEENRYSQMMPASPDANISKTYIETLKQLPWRKVEKDFLDINRARKVLDKYHYGLKEVKERIVEYLAVMINNRNNNPVKKGTLINLDDNQQIDLNLFKEKNDSNKKDENKTFNNVPILTLVGPPGTGKTSLAKAISEALVKKFVKISLGGVHDESEIRGHRRTYVGAMPGKIIKGISKSGVSNPLVLLDEIDKMASDMKGDPASAMLEVLDPEQNTNFQDHYLEHEYDLSKVIFIATANYYEDIPAPLLDRVEIIELSPYTINEKIQIAKNHLIPKVIEQASLTKEQFKITDQELKYIIKHYTMEAGVRGLKRILDKLARKIVVKVLDNPKLIEFNITTKEITEMLGVVKFKDDEVEQNEVPGIVNGLAYTSYGGSTLQIEVTTYPGKGEIKLTGQLKDVMQESAQIALTYVRANAEKFEINDFDFENNTIHIHVPEGAVPKDGPSAGVTFTTAIISALSKRSVPTNYGMTGEITLRGKVLEIGGLKEKSFAATQRKIKNIFIPDANVKNLQDIPDEIKSEINYIPVKTYDQIYEVIFLGKNPKIYK; this is encoded by the coding sequence ATGAATATACTGAAATATTTCGTAACTTTTGAAGATGAAATAACACTACCTGGTGTTGTAAGCATGATTGAAGTAGACGAAGATAATTTAGAAGCACTAAAGACTTTAAGTGTAGAAAATAATAATAGAATTGCAATAATTTATAGATATAAAGGAGAAGAAAATTACAATATTGCTCCTTATTGTTTATATGCTAAATTTATTAGAACATTTGAACAAAATGGTAAACACTATTTAGTGTTCAAAGGAATTAGAAAAGCAAGAGCTCACTCGTTCTGCTCAAGTAATAAAAAAAGTTTTGAAAAACAATTAGAACTTTTATCTAGCTCATATACTGAAGAGATGAAGAAAGAAATTCTTGAAAAGACATTACCTTCTGAAAGAGAAGATTATTTAATGGTAGTTTTTTCAGATGAAGATGAGAATTTAACTAATAGTAATTATTCAGAACTAGATTATAGCAATACTAGTATTTTAAGTGGGACATTAGCTTTTGAGAAAATGGGTGAATCAATTTTTATGAAGAATCCATTAACAAAGAAAACATATACATACGATGAAATTATAAAATTGCAAGCTGAAGATGGTTTAAGCGAGAAAAATATTAAAGAAAATAAAGGTATGATTTCTTTAATATTTAGCTTTACAAAAAGTAAATTTGGAACATTCAAGAAAATGGATTATTTCTTGTCATTTGATATTCCTTCAAAAATAAATAACATTGGTAATTTCCTAACATCGATGGCAAAAAATCTTGAATTAGAAAATGAAATCAATGAAAAAATTAATTTATCTCTTAGTCAACATCAAAAAGAATATATGTTGAGAGAAAAAATGAAAATTATCAAAGGAACTCTTGATGAGATTGATGGAACAGAAAACTTTGATAAATTTTCTAAAGATATCGAAGATGAAAAACTAAGGCAAATTTATCCAGAATCTGTTATTAAAATCATTAAATATGAAGAAAATAGATATTCACAAATGATGCCTGCAAGTCCTGATGCAAATATTTCTAAGACATATATCGAGACTCTTAAACAACTCCCATGAAGAAAAGTTGAAAAAGATTTTTTAGATATAAATAGAGCAAGAAAAGTATTGGATAAATATCACTATGGACTAAAAGAAGTTAAAGAAAGAATTGTTGAATATCTTGCTGTTATGATTAATAATAGAAATAATAACCCTGTCAAAAAAGGGACATTGATAAATTTAGATGATAATCAACAAATTGATCTAAATTTATTTAAAGAAAAAAATGATTCTAACAAAAAAGATGAAAACAAAACTTTTAACAATGTTCCAATCCTAACTTTAGTTGGTCCTCCAGGTACAGGAAAAACTTCTTTAGCAAAAGCAATTAGCGAAGCTCTTGTTAAAAAGTTTGTAAAAATTTCACTTGGTGGTGTTCATGATGAAAGTGAAATTAGAGGTCACAGAAGAACATATGTTGGAGCTATGCCAGGTAAGATTATAAAAGGAATTTCTAAATCTGGAGTTTCAAATCCATTAGTATTACTTGATGAAATTGATAAAATGGCTTCAGATATGAAGGGTGATCCAGCTAGTGCTATGCTCGAGGTTCTTGACCCAGAACAAAATACTAATTTCCAAGATCATTATTTAGAACATGAATACGACTTATCTAAAGTAATATTTATTGCTACAGCAAATTATTATGAAGATATTCCAGCACCTCTTTTAGACCGTGTTGAGATTATTGAACTAAGTCCTTACACAATTAACGAAAAAATTCAAATCGCTAAAAATCATTTAATTCCTAAAGTTATTGAACAAGCTTCATTAACTAAAGAACAATTCAAAATTACAGATCAGGAATTAAAATACATCATTAAACATTACACAATGGAAGCTGGAGTTAGAGGTCTAAAGAGAATTTTAGATAAGTTAGCTCGTAAAATTGTTGTTAAGGTTCTTGATAATCCTAAATTAATTGAATTTAATATAACAACTAAAGAAATCACCGAAATGTTAGGTGTTGTTAAATTCAAAGATGATGAAGTTGAACAAAATGAAGTTCCAGGAATAGTAAACGGTTTAGCATATACTTCATATGGTGGTTCAACACTACAAATAGAGGTAACAACATATCCAGGCAAGGGAGAAATTAAATTAACTGGCCAACTTAAGGATGTTATGCAAGAATCTGCACAAATTGCTCTTACCTATGTTAGAGCAAATGCTGAAAAATTTGAAATAAATGATTTTGATTTTGAAAATAATACAATTCATATCCACGTTCCTGAGGGTGCGGTCCCAAAAGATGGTCCAAGTGCTGGAGTTACCTTTACAACCGCTATTATTTCTGCTTTATCTAAGAGATCGGTCCCAACTAATTATGGAATGACTGGAGAGATAACCTTAAGAGGTAAAGTACTTGAAATTGGTGGACTTAAAGAAAAATCATTTGCTGCAACACAAAGAAAAATCAAGAATATTTTTATTCCTGATGCTAATGTTAAAAATCTTCAAGATATCCCTGATGAAATCAAATCAGAAATTAATTATATTCCAGTTAAAACTTATGATCAAATATATGAAGTTATTTTCTTAGGAAAAAATCCAAAAATCTACAAATAA
- a CDS encoding class I tRNA ligase family protein, translating to MQNEYNFELIENKWQQKWEESKEFEPKNNLKLPKKYILSMFPYPSGNLHMGHVRNYSLGDVIARYYRRKGFNVLHPFGWDAFGLPAENAAIKHQIHPRNWTYQNIQSMDNQIKKLGMSFAWDYECITADEIYTKWEQNIFIKLWEKGLIYKKKTLLNYCEVDNTVLANEQVINNQCWRCDSVVSKKEMEQYYLKITDYAEELLQDLDLLEGKWPKQVIAMQKNWIGKKNGYELIFEFIEDSKKILDHEFDKINLFEEKETIINNSSFIALNVNSSLAKKLISSNLFSKNEKELCEKIVSNVNTKTFGQNILVDTKLFVKHPISGETLPVYITDFASFNIEEEAILSSFTVERDQKFIISNNLNIDLEQKIKESEIDYPKTTKYNLRDWGISRQRYWGTPIPLIKCGDCGVLPVKLEHLPITLPYDVKFTGNGNPLETNQAWAETKCPNCNKKALRETDTLDTFFESSWYFLRYTTPPHLREDKMFDEESIKYWNSVDQYIGGIEHAILHLLYARFFTKALRDLEMVGFTEPFNNLLTQGMVLKDGSKMSKSKGNIVDPNEMIQKFGADTTRLFILFAAPPQKELEWLDSGVVGCFKFIRKLYERSAEINKDDDITKINTLKLNKEEKEARRKLYEGLKKSKEIFEEPKNEFAFNTLISWTMETFNAYSNVTNPLLIKEYFYVTLNILEPFIPHLAWELSEEFFNLKNLYDFNIDKKALETDEVSYGITINGKARAEITVDKNLSKDEIIKLAKKQVQKWLEDKKIIKEIFVPNKLVNFVIK from the coding sequence ATGCAAAACGAATATAACTTTGAATTAATAGAAAATAAATGACAACAAAAGTGAGAAGAAAGTAAAGAATTTGAACCTAAAAATAATCTTAAGTTGCCTAAAAAGTACATTTTAAGTATGTTTCCTTATCCTAGCGGTAATTTACATATGGGGCACGTAAGAAATTACTCTCTAGGTGATGTAATTGCTAGATATTATCGCAGAAAAGGTTTTAATGTTCTCCATCCATTTGGTTGAGATGCTTTTGGTTTGCCTGCTGAAAATGCTGCAATTAAGCACCAAATTCACCCTAGAAATTGAACATACCAAAACATTCAATCAATGGATAATCAAATTAAAAAACTAGGTATGTCGTTTGCTTGGGATTATGAATGTATTACTGCTGATGAAATATATACAAAATGAGAGCAAAACATTTTTATAAAACTTTGAGAAAAAGGTTTGATTTATAAGAAAAAGACTTTACTTAATTATTGTGAAGTAGATAATACTGTTTTGGCTAATGAACAAGTTATTAACAACCAATGTTGACGTTGTGATTCAGTTGTAAGTAAGAAAGAGATGGAACAATATTACTTAAAAATTACCGACTACGCTGAAGAACTTTTACAAGATTTAGACTTACTTGAAGGTAAATGGCCAAAACAAGTTATTGCAATGCAAAAAAATTGAATTGGTAAGAAAAATGGATATGAATTAATATTTGAGTTTATTGAAGATTCTAAAAAAATATTAGATCATGAGTTTGACAAAATAAACCTTTTTGAAGAAAAAGAAACTATAATCAATAACTCTTCATTCATTGCTCTTAATGTTAACTCTTCACTAGCAAAAAAATTAATTTCATCTAATTTATTTAGCAAGAATGAGAAAGAACTTTGCGAAAAAATTGTTTCAAATGTTAATACTAAAACATTTGGGCAAAATATTTTAGTTGATACAAAACTTTTTGTAAAACATCCTATTTCTGGGGAAACCCTACCTGTTTATATTACAGACTTTGCATCATTTAATATTGAAGAAGAAGCAATATTAAGTTCATTTACTGTTGAAAGAGATCAAAAATTCATCATAAGTAATAATTTAAACATTGACTTAGAACAAAAAATTAAAGAGAGTGAAATTGATTATCCTAAAACAACAAAATATAATCTAAGAGATTGAGGTATATCTAGACAGAGATATTGAGGAACTCCAATCCCCCTTATTAAATGTGGAGATTGTGGTGTTCTTCCAGTAAAATTAGAACATTTACCAATTACTTTACCTTACGATGTTAAATTTACAGGTAATGGTAATCCACTTGAAACAAATCAAGCATGAGCTGAAACCAAATGTCCAAATTGTAATAAAAAAGCTCTTAGAGAAACAGATACTTTAGATACATTTTTTGAATCTAGTTGATATTTTTTAAGATATACAACACCTCCTCATTTAAGAGAAGATAAAATGTTTGATGAAGAATCAATAAAATATTGAAATAGTGTTGATCAATACATTGGCGGAATTGAACATGCAATATTGCATTTACTTTATGCTAGATTTTTCACTAAAGCTCTTAGAGATTTAGAAATGGTTGGTTTTACCGAACCTTTCAACAACCTTTTAACTCAAGGAATGGTCTTAAAAGATGGTTCGAAAATGTCTAAATCTAAAGGTAATATAGTCGATCCTAATGAAATGATTCAAAAATTTGGAGCTGATACTACTAGACTATTTATTCTTTTTGCTGCCCCTCCTCAAAAAGAGTTAGAATGACTTGATAGTGGAGTTGTTGGTTGCTTTAAATTTATTCGTAAATTATATGAAAGAAGTGCTGAGATAAATAAAGATGATGATATCACTAAAATTAACACATTAAAATTAAACAAAGAAGAAAAAGAAGCAAGAAGAAAACTTTACGAAGGTCTAAAGAAAAGTAAAGAAATTTTCGAAGAACCAAAAAATGAGTTTGCATTCAATACTTTAATTTCTTGAACAATGGAAACATTTAATGCATATTCAAATGTTACAAATCCATTATTAATTAAAGAATACTTTTATGTAACATTAAATATTTTAGAACCTTTCATACCTCACTTAGCATGAGAATTATCCGAAGAATTTTTCAATTTAAAGAATTTATATGACTTTAATATTGATAAAAAAGCTCTTGAAACTGATGAAGTAAGCTATGGAATTACAATTAATGGTAAAGCAAGAGCTGAAATAACCGTTGATAAAAATCTTTCTAAAGATGAAATTATTAAGTTAGCTAAAAAACAAGTTCAAAAATGACTAGAAGATAAGAAAATAATAAAAGAAATTTTTGTACCAAATAAATTAGTTAATTTTGTAATAAAATAA
- a CDS encoding MPN527 family putative ECF transporter permease subunit yields MKKTIIFRISILSIFLSLVLIFDFISKFLKISFFTIELTTVFIFIFFVYISFIDGFILIFLRFLLKVFITGSSDILTNLIGNTILLIANITLVLTYILFMKVLKKNSMNFLVKSIVSFVVSTLITAIVMSLLNTFVFNSLYFYSFKLLEKPFLTLLLENYQTKFKGYFLGIDNYFLGSISLYLGFNLLNGFIIFIFSLPIIIWEYKTKFIQNFIEVHKKTKY; encoded by the coding sequence TTGAAAAAAACAATAATTTTTAGAATATCAATTTTAAGTATATTCTTGTCATTAGTTTTGATTTTTGATTTCATATCAAAATTTCTAAAAATTAGCTTTTTTACAATAGAATTAACTACAGTTTTTATATTTATTTTTTTTGTTTATATTAGTTTTATTGACGGTTTTATATTGATTTTTTTAAGGTTTTTACTAAAAGTATTTATTACAGGAAGTTCGGATATATTAACTAATTTAATTGGTAATACAATCCTACTTATAGCTAATATCACTTTAGTATTAACTTATATTTTGTTTATGAAAGTTCTTAAAAAAAATTCAATGAACTTTCTTGTAAAATCTATAGTATCTTTTGTAGTTTCAACACTGATTACTGCTATAGTAATGAGTTTGTTAAATACATTTGTGTTTAACTCGCTATATTTCTATAGTTTTAAACTTTTAGAAAAACCGTTTTTAACTTTATTGTTAGAAAATTATCAAACTAAGTTTAAAGGATACTTCTTAGGTATTGATAATTATTTCTTAGGTTCAATATCGCTATATTTAGGATTTAACTTATTGAATGGTTTTATTATTTTCATCTTTTCACTGCCAATTATAATTTGAGAATATAAGACAAAATTTATACAAAACTTTATTGAAGTTCACAAAAAAACCAAATATTAA
- a CDS encoding PTS glucose transporter subunit IIA: MTEVFAPAIGEIKELSTLNDGVFSEKLSGDGFIVEFNAKESATVFAPFDGEVAMVFPTKHAYVVKTKDDVCALLHIGIDTVKLNGEGFESLVQVGDKLAKVNLSLVKSKNLRTDLVTVILPESSKTTIETKFGTKVTTSSTKVAEVK; encoded by the coding sequence ATAACTGAGGTATTTGCGCCTGCTATTGGTGAAATTAAGGAATTATCTACATTAAATGATGGAGTATTCAGTGAAAAATTAAGTGGTGATGGATTTATTGTTGAATTCAACGCTAAGGAAAGTGCTACAGTATTTGCTCCATTTGATGGAGAAGTTGCTATGGTATTCCCAACAAAACATGCTTATGTTGTTAAAACTAAAGACGATGTTTGTGCATTATTGCACATTGGTATAGATACTGTTAAACTTAATGGTGAGGGATTTGAAAGTTTAGTTCAAGTTGGTGATAAATTAGCTAAAGTTAACTTAAGTTTAGTTAAAAGTAAAAACCTAAGAACTGACTTAGTTACAGTCATTTTACCTGAATCAAGTAAAACAACAATCGAAACTAAATTTGGTACTAAGGTTACAACATCAAGCACTAAAGTTGCTGAAGTTAAGTAA